The stretch of DNA ACCGATCCGGCCGTCGTCGACGCGTTTCTGGCCGACGAGCTGTCCGGCCAGATGTTCTCCGTCGGCGCCTACGCCACGCTGACCGACCTCACCGGCGAGATCGTCACGAAAAAGAGCGCGTCGCGCATTCCGAAAGACCTGCCGGTGCTGTTCATCGCCGGCGCGCAGGACCCGGTGGGGGAGTGCGGCCGGGGCGTGCTGGCCGCTGCCGACCTGTTCCGCGCCTGCGGCGTGGCCGACGTGGAAGTCACGCTTTACGAGGGCATGCGCCACGAAATCCTCAACGAGCCCGACCATGAGCGGGTCTATCGCGACGTGACCGCCTGGCTTGAGAGCCGTCTTGCCCCGCAGGCCTCGCAGGCTCCGTCCGACTCGAAGCGAACGTTGCGTGGAAACTAGCTTTCGCCTGTCGGAAATGTGCATCCGCACGCCTACAATGGCCCCAGCTTCCCGAAAGGAGACCAGTCCATGAAAATAAGCATCGCCAGCGACCACGCCGGCTTCGACCAGAAGCAGGCGCTCGTTGTGCACCTGCGCAAGCAAGGCCATGACGTCGTCGACCGCGGCCCGCAGACCGACGGACGCGTCGACTATCCCGACTTCGCCGCCCTTGTCGCCCGCGACGTGGCGGACGGCGCTGCCGAGCGCGGGGTGCTCGTGTGCGGGACCGGCATCGGCATGGCCATGGCCGCCAACAAGGTCGACGGCGTCCGCGCCGCCAACGTCGTGCGCGAAGACTTCGCCGCGCTGTGCCGCGAGCACAACGACGCCAACGTCGTCACGTTGTCGGGCCGTTTCGTCGGCCTTGACGAGAACAAGGCCATCCTCGATGCGTTCCTCTCTACCGATTTCGCCGGCGGCCGCCACGTGCAGCGCGTTGAAAAGATCCATGCCCTTGAAAACTAGCGTTTGCTAGGAAACCAGCTTTACGCTGTGCGATGTCAGCACGCGTCAGAAAGGAACTCCATGTCATTGCCTTACCTTGAGAAGTCGGATCCGGTCATCGCCGACATCCTCAGCCAGGAGCTCGCTCGCGAGCGCGACACCGTCGAGCTTATCGCGTCGGAAAACTTCACGAGCCGCGCCGTCATGGAGGCGGTCGGCAGCGTGCTGACGAACAAGTATGCCGAAGGGTACCCCGGCAAGCGCTATTACGGCGGGTGCGAAGTGGTCGACATGGTCGAAGAGCTGGCGAAAAGCCGCGCGTGCGAGCTGTTCGGCAGCGCGTTCGCCAACGTGCAGCCCCATTGCGGCGCCAACGCGAACCTGGCCGCCTACATGGCGC from Xiamenia xianingshaonis encodes:
- the rpiB gene encoding ribose 5-phosphate isomerase B translates to MKISIASDHAGFDQKQALVVHLRKQGHDVVDRGPQTDGRVDYPDFAALVARDVADGAAERGVLVCGTGIGMAMAANKVDGVRAANVVREDFAALCREHNDANVVTLSGRFVGLDENKAILDAFLSTDFAGGRHVQRVEKIHALEN